The following are encoded together in the Trachemys scripta elegans isolate TJP31775 unplaced genomic scaffold, CAS_Tse_1.0 scaffold_54, whole genome shotgun sequence genome:
- the LOC117870599 gene encoding immunoglobulin superfamily member 1-like, protein MASALDVLFLRQEYPKPTIWVSPSSVVALGGNVTIRCEGLYSGMEFFLRKIGHPNPQRQPVPDGTVAEFPIANVSREDGGSYTCDYRSITDQNRTSHPSDPVKIIVGEGSGPRGLSAGSGPSPLPWKPSTQSGAVLGRGRWLGRRVGSSPAWGLRLTACLLPTAEPSYPKPNISLSSSGGVSPGGAVSVWCRGQPRGVRFVLNKEGRHFQPVDSDDNEAVFPISNMHREDGGSYSCSYHSRSEPHAVSYPSDPVELVLRDPSLPRPSISLSPTGVTAPGADVTIRCQGQRRDVRFFLHKAGDLNLQRRVASDEDWAEFLITTVGQQQGGSYNCSYRPQSEPFVSSQPSDPVQLVVADPSLPRPSISLSPTGVTAPGADVTIRCQGQRRNVTFFLHKAGDLNLQRQMDPAGDGAEFRIPTMGQQHRGNYSCSYRLQSEPFISSQPSDPVQLVEAG, encoded by the exons ATGGCATCTGCTCTCGATGTCCTCTTCCTCA GGCAAGAATACCCCAAACCCACCATCTGGGTGAGCCCCAGCAGCGTGGTGGCGCTCGGGGGAAACGTCACCATCCGCTGTGAGGGTTTGTACTCGGGCATGGAGTTCTTTCTGCGTAAAATTGGACACCCGAACCCGCAGAGGCAGCCGGTGCCTGATGGGACCGTGGCTGAATTTCCCATCGCCAATGTCAGCCGGGAAGATGGAGGGAGCTACACCTGCGACTATCGCTCCATAACGGATCAGAATCGCACATCGCATCCCAGCGACCCCGTCAAGATCATTGTAGGAG AGGGCTCGGGGCCGAGGGGCTTGTCAGCTGGCTctggcccctccccactcccctggaAACCCAGTACTCAGTCgggagctgtgctggggaggggaaggtggctgGGTCGTCGTGTCGGCTCCTCCCCCGCCTGGGGCCTGCGTCTCACGGCCTGTCTGCTTcccactgcagagcccagctaCCCCAAACCCAACATCTCCCTGAGCTCCAGCGGGGGGGTCTCCCCAGGGGGAGCCGTGAGCGTCTGGTGTCGGGGGCAGCCCCGGGGCGTGAGGTTCGTGCTGAATAAAGAGGGACGCCATTTCCAGCCTGTGGATTCGGACGACAATGAGGCTGTGTTTCCCATCAGCAACATGCACCGGGAGGACGGGGGGAGCTACAGCTGCTCCTATCACAGCAGATCGGAGCCACACGCCGTGTCGTACCCCAGCGACCCCGTGGAGCTGGTGCTGAGAG ATCCCAGCTTACCCAGACCCTCCATCTCGCTGAGCCCCACTGGGGTCACCGCCCCAGGGGCAGACGTCACCATCCGGTGTCAGGGGCAGCGCCGGGATGTGAGGTTCTTCCTGCACAAGGCTGGAGACCTGAACCTGCAGCGACGCGTGGCCTCTGATGAGGACTGGGCCGAGTTCCTCATCACCACCGtgggccagcagcagggagggagctACAACTGCAGCTACCGGCCCCAATCAGAGCCCTTCGTCTCCTCACAGCCCAGCGACCCTGTGCAGCTGGtggtagcag ATCCCAGCTTACCCAGACCCTCCATCTCTCTGAGCCCCACTGGGGTCACCGCCCCAGGGGCAGACGTCACCATCCGGTGTCAGGGGCAGCGCCGGAACGTGACGTTCTTCCTGCACAAAGCTGGAGACCTGAACCTGCAGCGACAAATGGACCCTGCTGGGGACGGGGCCGAGTTCCGCATCCCCACCATGGGCCAGCAGCACCGAGGGAACTACAGCTGCAGCTACCGGCTCCAATCAGAGCCCTTCATCTCCTCGCAGCCCAGCGACCCCGTGCAGCTGGTGGAAGCAG GGTAA